The Montipora capricornis isolate CH-2021 chromosome 6, ASM3666992v2, whole genome shotgun sequence genome has a window encoding:
- the LOC138051923 gene encoding uncharacterized protein: MYAEIRRCMAVDFPEDSDPEIVQEPRKELRDMKSEECEFYRKELEEQERQIRNGYQRIKQKVKSVRQDYRSAVNKGTRSGSGKVVQNNSALLTEIWKGSPSTTSLLFGIDGEVALPSGTNSNLKDEGSVESSPCAADTSTNSSEAAATGSKGKHTINVSNIPKLVDSKRRHMEKSLSEAQRDQLLMPTAKEDLLIKKKKATNI, from the exons ATGTATGCGGAAATACGCCGATGCATGGCCGTGGATTTTCCTGAAGATTCTGACCCTGAAATTGTTCAGGAACCGAGAAAAGAGCTTAGGGATATGAAAAGCGAGGAATGTGAATTTTACCgaaaagagctggaggagcagGAGAGGCAAATCCGAAACGGCTATCAAAGAATCAAGCAAAAAGTCAAAAGTGTCAGGCAAGACTACCGCAGTGCAGTGAATAAAGGCACCAGGAGCGGCAGTGGAAAGGTGGTTCAAAATAATAGCGCTTTATTGACCGAAATATGGAAAGGCTCGCCATCCACAACGTCTCTCTTATTTGGCATCGACGGTGAAGTGGCTCTACCATCAGGCACCAATTCCAATTTAAAGGACGAGGGATCCGTAG aATCCTCCCCATGTGCTGCTGACACCTCAACTAATTCAAGTGAAGCAGCAGCTACTGGTAGCAAAGGAAAACACACAATAAATGTTTCAAATATTCCAAAACTTGTCGATAGCAAAAGACGACACATGGAAAAGAGCTTATCCGAAGCACAACGGGACCAGCTTCTGATGCCTACTGCAAAAGAAGATCtcctaataaaaaaaaaaaaggctacaAACATTTGA